The proteins below come from a single Acidimicrobiales bacterium genomic window:
- a CDS encoding lysophospholipid acyltransferase family protein, translating into MSYVDPGIARRTRLQRITYSFVRAVLTAFVKVFWRPTINGVEHIPAEGGFIVAPVHRSNIDTFPMVGMTRRRMSFLGKDSLWKNKVGAFFFDAMGGYPVHRGTADREALRRCIEVVSRGEGLVLFPEGTRQSGPKVCDLFEGAAYVASKANVPIIPIGIGGTEAAMPKGSKMIHPVKLHYEIGPPIPAPVGEDGGRASREQLHATTKALHEELQRVFDIARAKAGVKD; encoded by the coding sequence GTGAGCTACGTCGATCCGGGGATCGCGCGGCGCACCCGTCTCCAGCGCATCACCTATTCGTTCGTACGGGCGGTGCTGACGGCGTTCGTCAAGGTGTTCTGGCGTCCCACCATCAACGGGGTCGAACACATCCCGGCCGAGGGCGGGTTCATCGTCGCCCCGGTGCACCGATCGAACATCGACACGTTTCCCATGGTGGGCATGACGCGGCGGCGCATGTCGTTCCTGGGCAAGGACTCACTGTGGAAGAACAAAGTGGGCGCCTTCTTCTTCGATGCGATGGGCGGCTATCCGGTCCACCGCGGTACGGCCGATCGCGAGGCGCTGCGGCGCTGCATCGAGGTCGTCTCGCGCGGCGAGGGCCTGGTCTTGTTCCCCGAGGGCACGCGCCAGAGCGGTCCCAAGGTATGTGACCTCTTCGAAGGCGCGGCGTACGTCGCCTCGAAGGCGAACGTGCCGATCATCCCCATCGGCATCGGCGGCACCGAAGCGGCGATGCCCAAAGGTTCGAAGATGATTCACCCGGTGAAGCTGCACTACGAGATCGGCCCGCCGATTCCCGCACCCGTCGGCGAGGACGGCGGCCGCGCCTCACGTGAGCAGCTGCACGCGACGACCAAGGCGCTGCACGAAGAACTCCAGCGCGTCTTCGACATCGCCCGCGCCAAGGCGGGTGTGAAGGACTAG
- the der gene encoding ribosome biogenesis GTPase Der, with translation MSQPVIAIVGRPNVGKSTLINRIVGRRETIVEERPGVTRDRKYVDAEWNGIPFTLIDTGGWLARGDALDLKVSKEAEKAVDQADLVLFVVDVTTGITAEDEAVAEWLRRHRTPVALVANKVDGENRQNEIWEFMNLGLGEPLPISALHGRGSGDMLDEVLSRLDVTYEDVPAPLVEEDDDGLMSVAIVGRPNVGKSTLFNRLAGDERSIVHDMPGTTRDAIDTVIETDEGPLRLVDTAGMRRKSRIDEGSEYFSMTRSLAAIDRADVAILLIDAKEGVTNQDQRLAERVDAAGCAVVIVLNKWEQLNAEQRAEVMGQVQSKLHFLTYAPTLKISALTGLGAHKLVPALHEAIEAYHRRVPTRELNLVIQGAQAAHPQPGVRILYATQGASDPPTFTLFTNKTVPAPYLRYLERKIREHFNFGPAPLKLRVRRRGA, from the coding sequence ATGAGCCAGCCGGTCATCGCCATCGTCGGGCGGCCCAACGTGGGCAAGTCCACCCTCATTAACCGGATCGTCGGGCGGCGCGAGACGATCGTCGAGGAGCGTCCCGGCGTCACCCGCGACCGCAAGTACGTCGACGCCGAGTGGAACGGCATCCCGTTCACGCTCATCGACACCGGCGGCTGGCTGGCGCGGGGCGACGCCCTGGATCTGAAGGTCAGCAAGGAGGCGGAGAAGGCCGTCGACCAAGCCGATCTCGTCCTCTTCGTCGTCGACGTGACGACCGGCATCACCGCCGAGGACGAAGCTGTCGCCGAGTGGCTCCGACGCCACCGCACCCCGGTCGCCCTGGTCGCCAACAAAGTCGACGGTGAGAATCGCCAGAACGAGATCTGGGAGTTCATGAACCTCGGTCTCGGCGAGCCGCTGCCGATCAGCGCGCTGCACGGGCGCGGCAGCGGCGACATGCTCGACGAAGTTCTGTCGCGCCTCGACGTGACCTACGAGGACGTGCCGGCGCCGTTGGTCGAAGAGGACGACGACGGCCTGATGTCGGTGGCCATCGTCGGGCGGCCCAACGTCGGCAAGTCGACCCTGTTCAACCGCCTCGCCGGCGACGAGCGCTCGATCGTGCACGACATGCCGGGCACGACCCGCGACGCCATCGACACGGTCATCGAAACCGACGAAGGCCCGCTGCGCCTCGTCGACACCGCCGGGATGCGCCGCAAGAGTCGCATCGACGAGGGCAGCGAGTACTTCTCGATGACGCGTTCGCTCGCGGCGATCGACCGCGCCGATGTCGCCATCCTCTTGATCGACGCCAAAGAGGGCGTGACCAATCAAGACCAGCGGCTCGCCGAACGCGTCGACGCCGCCGGTTGCGCGGTGGTCATCGTGCTCAACAAGTGGGAGCAGCTCAACGCCGAGCAACGCGCCGAGGTGATGGGCCAAGTACAGAGCAAGCTGCACTTCCTCACGTACGCCCCGACGCTGAAGATCAGCGCGCTGACCGGTCTCGGGGCGCACAAGCTCGTGCCGGCGCTGCACGAAGCCATCGAGGCGTATCACCGCCGCGTGCCGACGCGTGAGTTGAACCTCGTCATCCAGGGGGCACAGGCGGCGCACCCGCAGCCCGGCGTGCGCATCCTCTACGCCACGCAGGGTGCCAGCGACCCGCCGACCTTCACGTTGTTCACGAACAAGACGGTGCCGGCGCCGTACCTGCGTTATCTCGAACGCAAGATCCGTGAGCATTTCAACTTCGGGCCCGCACCCCTCAAGCTGCGCGTGCGGCGCCGCGGGGCATGA
- a CDS encoding HD domain-containing protein — MTVITDRGTEQFTRMDEGTREHWMEIVGEHGKNAGRVPERILGMLRSLGEIVDGFSTDQLTHCLQTATLAEKAGADEEMIVASLCHDIGKAVTVSNHGAIAAEILKSYVRPDVYNVIRTHQDFQGRHYYEYLGMDPNAREQYRDEPWFSLGEQFADEWDQVAFDPNGETYPLEHFEPMVRRVFMHQTIQANS; from the coding sequence ATGACCGTCATCACGGATAGAGGCACCGAGCAGTTCACCCGCATGGACGAGGGCACCCGCGAGCACTGGATGGAGATCGTGGGCGAGCACGGCAAGAACGCCGGCCGCGTGCCCGAGCGGATCCTCGGCATGCTCCGGTCGCTCGGGGAGATCGTCGACGGCTTCTCGACGGATCAGCTCACGCACTGCCTCCAGACCGCGACCCTCGCCGAGAAGGCGGGTGCCGACGAGGAGATGATCGTCGCGTCGCTCTGCCACGACATCGGCAAGGCCGTGACCGTCTCCAACCACGGTGCCATCGCCGCCGAGATCCTCAAGTCCTATGTGCGGCCTGACGTCTACAACGTCATCCGCACGCACCAGGACTTCCAGGGCCGCCACTACTACGAGTACCTCGGCATGGATCCGAACGCCCGCGAGCAGTACCGGGACGAGCCGTGGTTCTCACTCGGTGAGCAGTTCGCCGACGAGTGGGACCAGGTCGCCTTCGACCCCAACGGCGAGACGTATCCGCTCGAGCACTTCGAGCCGATGGTGCGCCGGGTGTTCATGCACCAGACGATCCAAGCCAACAGCTAG
- the ispH gene encoding 4-hydroxy-3-methylbut-2-enyl diphosphate reductase, giving the protein MAVDRVLLAAPRGFCAGVEMAIKALAWMVRTFDEPVYCYHEIVHNQVVVERFKEQGVVFVNDISEVPPGAPIMLSAHGSAPEVVAAARATGGVVVDAVCPLVTKVHHEVRTRAGKGYTVVYVGHAGHDEAIGTMAVAPESVALVQSADDVAALPDFHQPVALLAQTTLSHDEWSDVKETVHERWPDVWQPGRSDLCFATTNRQTALRAIAAKSDAVLVVGSANSSNTVALERVASTLCPRVFRVNSPDEVPTDLTGTVGVTAGASAPEDLVEAVIARLAPVEGVEEVHVTEEDEYFPPPRELRDLLRDTDLLVGDRNVSATDALNSLSS; this is encoded by the coding sequence ATGGCAGTCGATCGCGTTCTCTTGGCCGCGCCGCGCGGTTTCTGCGCGGGCGTCGAGATGGCGATCAAGGCGCTGGCGTGGATGGTGCGCACCTTCGACGAGCCGGTGTACTGCTACCACGAGATCGTCCACAACCAGGTCGTGGTCGAGCGCTTCAAAGAGCAGGGCGTCGTGTTCGTCAACGACATCTCCGAGGTGCCGCCGGGTGCCCCCATCATGCTCAGCGCGCATGGGTCCGCGCCCGAGGTCGTCGCCGCGGCGAGGGCCACCGGTGGCGTGGTGGTCGACGCCGTGTGCCCGCTCGTCACCAAGGTGCATCACGAGGTCCGCACCCGCGCCGGCAAGGGCTACACCGTCGTCTACGTCGGTCACGCAGGCCACGACGAGGCCATCGGCACGATGGCGGTCGCCCCGGAGTCGGTGGCGCTGGTGCAGTCGGCCGACGACGTGGCCGCCCTCCCGGACTTCCACCAACCCGTCGCCCTCCTGGCCCAAACCACGCTCAGTCACGACGAGTGGTCCGACGTGAAAGAGACGGTGCACGAACGCTGGCCCGACGTGTGGCAGCCGGGACGCAGCGACCTGTGCTTCGCCACCACCAACCGCCAGACGGCGCTGCGGGCGATCGCGGCGAAGTCCGACGCGGTGCTGGTCGTGGGTTCGGCCAACTCGTCGAACACCGTCGCCCTCGAGCGGGTGGCGTCGACGCTGTGCCCGCGGGTGTTCCGGGTCAACTCGCCCGACGAAGTGCCGACGGATCTCACCGGCACAGTCGGCGTCACCGCCGGGGCGTCGGCACCCGAGGACCTGGTCGAAGCCGTCATCGCCCGTCTCGCACCGGTCGAGGGCGTCGAAGAGGTGCACGTCACCGAGGAAGACGAGTACTTCCCGCCGCCGCGCGAACTGCGCGACCTCCTGCGCGACACCGACCTCCTCGTCGGCGACCGCAATGTGTCCGCCACCGACGCGTTGAACTCCCTGTCGTCCTAG
- a CDS encoding acyl-CoA carboxylase subunit beta, which produces MAHDPIAAKADALQSNLATGGAEKLERDKKMFVRDRVALLLDEGTFVEDALLANASAGNLAADGVVTGVGRVDGRPVVVIANDPLVKAGSWGARTVEKIIRATEYALDHSFPVVWLVDSAGARITDQVELFPGRRGAGRIFYNQVKLSGKVPQVCCLHGPSAAGGAYIPAFCDIVIMVEGNASMYLGSPRLAEMVVGEKATLEEMGGARMHATVSGCGDQLAVDDADAIAQARLYLSYLPVNCFDDPPVYEPVAPETPFTADAIPDKESAGYDVRAVINGLVDAGSFFEVKPLFAPELVIGFARLDGQTIGIVGNNPAVKGGVLFVDSADKAARFIWNCDAFNIPLLFLADIPGFMVGTQVERQGIIRHGAKMITAVSEATVPKICVILRKAYGAGLYAMAGPAFNPEAVLALPTANIAVMGPEAAVNAVYANKIAEIDDAAEREAFIAARRAEYVEDVDLLRLASELVMDAVIEPENLRSELIARFANARGRDRHFSDRHHGVPPV; this is translated from the coding sequence GTGGCACACGACCCGATCGCCGCCAAGGCCGACGCGCTGCAGAGCAACCTCGCCACCGGTGGCGCCGAGAAGCTCGAACGCGACAAGAAGATGTTCGTGCGCGATCGCGTCGCACTGTTGCTCGACGAAGGGACCTTCGTCGAAGACGCGCTGCTGGCCAACGCGTCTGCGGGCAACCTGGCGGCCGACGGCGTCGTCACCGGCGTCGGCCGCGTCGACGGCCGGCCCGTGGTCGTCATCGCCAACGACCCGTTGGTCAAGGCGGGTTCCTGGGGGGCGCGTACCGTCGAAAAGATCATCCGCGCCACCGAGTACGCGCTCGATCACTCGTTTCCGGTGGTGTGGCTCGTCGACTCGGCCGGGGCGCGCATCACCGATCAGGTTGAGCTGTTCCCCGGGCGCCGTGGCGCCGGGCGCATCTTCTACAACCAGGTGAAGCTGTCGGGAAAAGTGCCGCAGGTCTGCTGCCTGCACGGTCCGAGCGCCGCCGGTGGTGCGTACATCCCGGCCTTCTGCGACATCGTGATCATGGTCGAGGGCAACGCCTCGATGTATTTGGGTTCGCCCCGGCTCGCCGAGATGGTGGTGGGGGAGAAGGCCACGCTCGAGGAGATGGGCGGCGCCCGCATGCACGCGACGGTCTCGGGTTGCGGCGACCAGCTCGCCGTCGACGACGCCGACGCGATCGCCCAGGCGCGCCTGTACCTCAGCTACCTGCCGGTGAACTGCTTCGACGACCCGCCGGTGTACGAACCCGTCGCCCCGGAAACGCCGTTCACGGCGGACGCGATCCCGGACAAGGAAAGCGCCGGCTACGACGTGCGCGCGGTGATCAACGGTCTGGTCGACGCCGGCTCCTTCTTCGAGGTGAAGCCGCTGTTCGCCCCCGAGCTCGTCATCGGCTTCGCCCGCCTTGACGGCCAGACCATCGGCATCGTCGGCAACAATCCGGCGGTGAAGGGCGGCGTGCTCTTCGTCGACTCAGCCGACAAGGCGGCCCGCTTCATCTGGAACTGCGACGCGTTCAACATCCCGCTGCTGTTCCTCGCCGACATCCCCGGCTTCATGGTGGGCACGCAGGTGGAACGCCAGGGCATCATTCGCCATGGCGCCAAGATGATTACCGCCGTGTCCGAAGCCACGGTGCCGAAGATCTGCGTCATCCTCCGCAAGGCGTACGGCGCCGGCCTGTACGCCATGGCCGGCCCGGCGTTCAACCCTGAGGCGGTGCTTGCCCTGCCCACGGCCAACATCGCCGTAATGGGCCCCGAGGCGGCGGTCAACGCCGTGTACGCCAACAAGATCGCCGAAATCGACGACGCCGCCGAGCGCGAGGCGTTCATCGCGGCGCGCCGCGCGGAGTACGTGGAAGACGTCGACTTGTTGCGCCTCGCCAGCGAACTGGTGATGGACGCGGTGATCGAGCCCGAGAACCTGCGGTCCGAGCTCATTGCCCGTTTCGCCAATGCCCGCGGCCGCGACCGTCACTTCTCCGATCGCCATCACGGCGTGCCGCCGGTATGA
- a CDS encoding DUF512 domain-containing protein encodes MSAPVVVAVDPESPAARAGLAPGDEIVAIAGQVPRDIIEYRLLTDDADPTIELRRGGLERAVTVAKDAGVPLGVEVSSALFDQVRTCDNHCEFCFIYQLPKGLRPSLYVKDDDYRLSFLYGNFTTLTRFTESDLERVIDEGLAPLYVSIHATNPELRARMLRNRRGATSLRWLRALLDAGVEVHGQIVVCPGVNDGAAFVDTLTGLLDEYPDIASCAAVPLGISRFSTETSLRPHTRAEAAFVVDAVADAQRDFLAATGRRVVYAADEYYVLAGRPFPTADDYDDFSQHENGIGMAARFAEEWHGRVAPLTTTGFFQSVDGSEFEAYRGPRLPRAHEAGAVQFRARRDAPVTVLTGAYGEHVLRPLVGDDVDVRVVPNDYFGGNIGVAGLIAGADVAKAIAGDAPGRRYLLPDACLSNGKFLDGVALSDLPASIDVVAADGAALRAALGRAS; translated from the coding sequence ATGTCAGCGCCCGTAGTGGTCGCTGTCGACCCCGAGTCGCCAGCGGCACGGGCCGGGTTGGCGCCGGGCGACGAGATCGTCGCCATCGCCGGTCAGGTTCCTCGCGACATCATCGAATACCGCCTGCTCACCGACGACGCCGATCCCACGATCGAGTTGCGCCGCGGCGGGCTCGAGCGCGCGGTCACGGTGGCTAAGGACGCCGGCGTCCCGCTGGGCGTCGAGGTGTCGAGCGCGCTGTTCGATCAAGTGCGCACGTGCGACAACCACTGCGAGTTCTGCTTCATCTACCAACTGCCCAAGGGCCTGCGACCGAGCCTCTACGTGAAAGACGACGACTACCGCCTGTCGTTCCTGTACGGGAACTTCACGACGCTGACGCGCTTCACCGAGTCCGACCTCGAGCGCGTGATCGACGAAGGCCTCGCGCCGCTCTATGTCAGCATCCACGCCACCAATCCCGAGCTACGCGCCCGCATGCTGCGCAACCGCCGCGGCGCGACGAGCCTGCGCTGGCTGCGCGCCTTGCTCGACGCCGGCGTCGAGGTCCACGGCCAGATCGTCGTGTGTCCAGGCGTCAACGACGGCGCTGCGTTCGTGGACACGCTGACCGGTCTTCTCGACGAGTATCCCGACATCGCGTCGTGCGCGGCGGTACCGCTTGGCATCAGCCGGTTCTCCACCGAGACGTCGTTGCGACCGCACACGCGCGCCGAGGCGGCCTTCGTCGTGGACGCCGTCGCCGACGCGCAGCGCGACTTTCTCGCGGCGACGGGCCGCCGCGTCGTGTACGCGGCGGACGAGTACTACGTGCTCGCCGGCCGACCGTTCCCGACGGCGGACGACTACGACGACTTCTCGCAGCACGAGAACGGCATCGGGATGGCGGCGCGCTTCGCCGAGGAGTGGCATGGGCGGGTAGCGCCGCTGACGACCACTGGCTTCTTCCAGTCCGTCGACGGCTCGGAGTTCGAGGCGTACCGCGGGCCGCGTCTGCCCCGCGCCCACGAAGCCGGCGCCGTGCAATTCCGCGCCCGGCGCGACGCGCCGGTCACCGTGCTCACGGGCGCGTACGGCGAGCACGTCCTGCGGCCCCTTGTCGGCGACGACGTCGACGTGCGCGTGGTGCCCAACGACTACTTCGGCGGCAACATCGGCGTCGCCGGCCTCATCGCCGGTGCGGACGTGGCGAAAGCGATCGCCGGCGACGCTCCCGGCCGCCGCTACCTCTTGCCCGATGCCTGCCTGTCGAACGGTAAGTTCCTCGACGGCGTCGCGCTGTCGGACTTGCCGGCGAGCATCGACGTCGTGGCCGCCGACGGCGCAGCCTTGCGCGCCGCCCTGGGACGGGCGTCATGA